One Arcobacter sp. FWKO B genomic window, ACTTATTTAACATTGTATTTATGAAATAAAGTATATCATCACCCCTTTGTCTAAGTGGAGGAATTTCAATAGTTACCAAATTTAAAAGGGTATATAACTCGCCGTTAAATGTTCCATTTAAAACACTTTGTTCTAAGTCTTTAGATGTGGTGGCTATTATTCTTACATTATATTTTGAGGAAGGAAGATATGAACTTTTGTATTCATTAATCTTCAAAATATCAACTAATTTTTTTTGTATAAACAGAGGTAACTTATCAACATTTTCAATAATCAAACTTCCTCCATCAGCCAATTCTAACTTACCCATCTTAAAATCTTTATATGCTTTGTTTGCTAATTTCTTATTTCCAAATAATTCAGTTTCAATTTCATTCTCATTTAATAAATTTGCTTTGAGTATTACAAATGGTTTATTCTGCCTATGACTCAATTTATGAATCATTGTTGCTATAGATAATTGTTCTGTTCCAACTTCACCTTTTATAAGCACTCTTATATCATTTGGTGCTATTTTGATAATATTATTTTTTAAATTTTTCATACTATCACTTACAAAAGTACAATTTTGCATATCATAATAGCTGATATCAAACTCTTTTTCATAATATTGTTTTAACTCTTGAAACTTTCCAACCTTATAGTCTTTTTCCAAGTTTGAAAAAATTGCATATCTAAAGAGTGTAGTTACATATTCTAAAAATGTTATTTTTTGATTTATATTTTCGTTTTGTGTATCATACAAAGAAATAGAAAAAATACCTATTACTTCTGTTTTATGAATAAGGGGGATTGCTATATAGACAATATTTGACATATCTATGTTTTTAGATTTATCAAAAAAGACTATATCATTGTAATTATTATCTATTACTATTCTTTCTTGACTTTTTTGAGCCAATGTTCTAGCTTCTTTGAACTCTTTTGCTTGAG contains:
- a CDS encoding sigma-54-dependent Fis family transcriptional regulator, with translation MIEKNVQISNELENSKEFFVFYEVALRLLDLNNYQDSISKSLRILKENLKFKKCEIYIPDDDDLKLFASSDQDIEPQAKEFKEARTLAQKSQERIVIDNNYNDIVFFDKSKNIDMSNIVYIAIPLIHKTEVIGIFSISLYDTQNENINQKITFLEYVTTLFRYAIFSNLEKDYKVGKFQELKQYYEKEFDISYYDMQNCTFVSDSMKNLKNNIIKIAPNDIRVLIKGEVGTEQLSIATMIHKLSHRQNKPFVILKANLLNENEIETELFGNKKLANKAYKDFKMGKLELADGGSLIIENVDKLPLFIQKKLVDILKINEYKSSYLPSSKYNVRIIATTSKDLEQSVLNGTFNGELYTLLNLVTIEIPPLRQRGDDILYFINTMLNKFNNMYSKTISFSDEALESLKNYLYKGNIKELECSIEKLVYFADDDIVTKSDVLLITGMIGDENKQKEYNNILISNKTLEELEIEAISHALKSNDYNQTIAAKKLGITLRQIGYKIKKYNLM